Proteins found in one Streptomyces sp. NBC_00190 genomic segment:
- a CDS encoding SDR family NAD(P)-dependent oxidoreductase encodes MRYEGLLQGKAVMITGASSGIGAAAARLFAQEGADVVLMARREDQLTLLAKEIEEGGGRATAVVGDVTDPGDVERAVAATVGAYGRLDGAFNNAGWATAGTPLHETDDEVFDRVIDVNLRGVWNCLKHQIRAMLAAGSGGSIVNTASVAGVLATGATASYIAAKHGVVGLTKAAADEYGDQGIRVNSLVVGSTLTELMQQVLHDTPALEEPFVSRSAQKRMARPVEIAQAAAWLLSGRSSFLTGAAVPVDGGWTAR; translated from the coding sequence ATGCGATACGAGGGGTTGCTCCAGGGCAAGGCCGTCATGATCACAGGTGCGTCGAGCGGAATCGGGGCCGCTGCGGCGCGACTGTTCGCTCAAGAGGGCGCCGACGTCGTCCTGATGGCGCGCAGGGAAGACCAACTGACCTTATTGGCAAAGGAGATCGAGGAAGGGGGAGGACGGGCGACGGCGGTCGTCGGCGATGTCACCGACCCCGGGGACGTCGAGCGCGCCGTGGCCGCCACGGTCGGGGCGTACGGCCGTCTGGACGGAGCGTTCAACAACGCGGGCTGGGCCACGGCGGGGACCCCGCTGCACGAGACCGACGACGAGGTGTTCGACCGTGTCATCGACGTGAACCTGCGCGGGGTCTGGAACTGTCTCAAGCATCAGATACGCGCCATGCTGGCCGCCGGCTCCGGCGGCTCCATCGTGAACACGGCCAGTGTGGCGGGAGTGCTCGCGACGGGAGCCACCGCCTCCTACATCGCGGCCAAGCACGGGGTGGTCGGTCTGACGAAGGCCGCGGCCGACGAATACGGCGACCAGGGCATTCGAGTGAACTCGCTGGTGGTGGGGAGCACGCTCACCGAACTCATGCAGCAGGTGCTCCACGACACCCCCGCATTGGAGGAGCCCTTCGTCTCCCGTTCCGCGCAGAAGCGGATGGCCCGGCCCGTGGAGATCGCCCAGGCCGCGGCCTGGCTCCTCAGCGGCCGGTCCTCCTTCCTCACGGGCGCCGCGGTGCCCGTCGACGGCGGCTGGACCGCCAGGTAA
- a CDS encoding ScbA/BarX family gamma-butyrolactone biosynthesis protein: MHKRRPAEVLLTGWERRGSNTFTVRAHWPVAHTFYEPRCGVFDPLLFAETVRQSIPLLSHAAYDVPLGHQLIWEYFTYAVEPAAMRVQHRPAVVELRITCSDIVRRAARMAAITMDVEAFANGAPIGTARARFTSNPPAIYKRLRAGYADPVAAMAAAGPAALPIPAAVVARERHADVVLSACDEPARWLLRTDTSHPILFDHPVDHVPGMLLLEAARQSALARVSPAHARAVAFDSTFFQYVEFHAPCSIAAEPTLPDEQGRPRVDVVALQRGTVAFSCIVTLETHDHLPAAA; this comes from the coding sequence GTGCACAAGCGGAGACCGGCGGAGGTACTCCTGACCGGCTGGGAGCGACGCGGATCGAACACCTTCACCGTGAGAGCCCACTGGCCCGTGGCGCACACCTTCTACGAGCCGCGCTGCGGCGTCTTCGATCCGCTGCTGTTCGCGGAGACCGTGCGGCAGAGCATCCCGCTCCTCTCGCACGCCGCCTACGACGTCCCGCTCGGACACCAGCTGATCTGGGAGTACTTCACGTACGCGGTCGAGCCGGCGGCGATGCGGGTCCAGCACCGCCCGGCCGTCGTCGAACTGCGCATCACCTGCTCGGACATCGTGCGGCGCGCCGCACGCATGGCCGCGATCACCATGGACGTCGAGGCGTTCGCGAACGGCGCGCCGATCGGTACGGCCCGCGCCCGCTTCACCAGCAACCCGCCCGCGATCTACAAGCGGCTGCGCGCCGGCTACGCGGACCCCGTGGCCGCCATGGCCGCGGCCGGGCCGGCCGCCCTCCCGATACCGGCAGCCGTCGTGGCGCGCGAGCGGCACGCGGACGTGGTGCTGTCCGCCTGCGACGAACCCGCCCGCTGGCTGCTGCGCACCGACACCTCGCACCCGATCCTCTTCGACCACCCGGTGGACCACGTGCCGGGCATGCTGCTGCTGGAAGCCGCCCGCCAGTCGGCGCTGGCCCGGGTTTCCCCGGCCCACGCGAGGGCGGTCGCCTTCGACTCGACGTTCTTCCAGTACGTCGAGTTCCATGCCCCGTGCTCGATCGCGGCGGAGCCGACGCTGCCCGACGAACAGGGCCGGCCGCGCGTCGACGTGGTCGCGCTGCAGCGGGGGACGGTCGCCTTTTCCTGCATCGTGACCCTTGAGACGCACGACCACTTACCGGCAGCCGCGTGA
- the melC1 gene encoding apotyrosinase chaperone MelC1, translated as MKKITRRHALGITAGAATAFGLTACSSSGAKPAAGSSGSPASIPTGTIDEVYEGRRIQITLGAGGHHGVGMPVIKIDGNELHLMANADNSWVTVVNHYETFPDPISAARAAIRDLQGAALVPFTPKGDTL; from the coding sequence ATGAAGAAGATCACTCGCCGTCATGCCTTGGGCATCACCGCCGGCGCAGCCACCGCCTTCGGGCTGACCGCCTGCTCGTCGTCGGGCGCCAAACCCGCGGCGGGCTCCTCCGGGTCCCCCGCTTCCATACCCACCGGCACCATCGACGAGGTCTACGAAGGCCGCCGCATCCAGATCACCCTCGGCGCGGGCGGCCACCACGGCGTCGGCATGCCGGTCATCAAGATCGACGGCAACGAGCTGCACCTGATGGCCAACGCCGACAACAGCTGGGTCACCGTCGTCAACCACTACGAGACGTTTCCGGACCCCATCTCGGCCGCCCGCGCCGCCATCCGCGACCTCCAGGGCGCCGCCCTCGTCCCGTTCACGCCGAAGGGCGACACGCTGTGA
- a CDS encoding NAD(P)H-binding protein, giving the protein MLSAGAPTGGDRRRRIVVAGATGTVGRRTVSLLAARHEVSALTRDPARAARAGLAGRIVGADNDDRPGLVRACVGADALFVITGDPLRLSHDENLLAAARTAGVRHVVKLSALAVTDPRATDAMTRRQRECEEMVRTSGMDWTLLRPRAFMSNALGWAPGVRRDGAVRALYGTSRNACVDPEDVAKAAAVVLTTPGHHRGAYALTGPEALSARDQTDRLASALELPLRFVELTLDQAREAWRRRFSEQMVQALTESAARQAAGAKLQVTHDLERLVSRPARTFGQWAKSHVADFRRSVRP; this is encoded by the coding sequence GTGCTGAGCGCCGGCGCCCCCACCGGCGGCGACAGACGCCGGCGCATCGTGGTGGCGGGCGCGACCGGCACCGTCGGAAGACGGACCGTCAGCCTGCTGGCCGCCCGCCACGAGGTCTCGGCATTGACGAGGGATCCCGCCCGGGCGGCGCGGGCGGGCCTGGCGGGCCGGATCGTGGGCGCCGACAACGACGACCGCCCGGGTCTCGTCCGGGCCTGCGTGGGAGCGGACGCCCTGTTCGTGATCACCGGCGATCCGCTCCGGCTGTCCCACGACGAGAACCTCCTGGCGGCGGCGCGCACCGCCGGCGTCCGCCACGTCGTCAAACTGTCCGCGCTCGCCGTCACCGACCCGCGGGCCACGGACGCGATGACGCGGCGGCAGCGCGAGTGCGAGGAGATGGTGCGGACTTCGGGCATGGACTGGACCCTGCTGCGCCCGCGCGCGTTCATGTCCAACGCGCTCGGCTGGGCGCCGGGCGTCCGGCGCGACGGGGCGGTGCGGGCGCTGTACGGAACATCGCGCAACGCCTGCGTCGATCCCGAGGACGTGGCGAAGGCGGCCGCGGTGGTGCTGACCACACCCGGACACCACCGGGGTGCCTACGCCCTGACCGGCCCGGAGGCACTCTCCGCACGGGATCAGACCGACCGGCTGGCATCCGCGCTGGAGCTGCCCCTGCGATTCGTGGAGCTGACGCTCGACCAGGCGCGCGAGGCATGGAGGCGACGCTTTTCCGAGCAGATGGTGCAGGCCCTGACCGAGAGCGCCGCCCGGCAGGCGGCCGGTGCCAAACTCCAGGTCACCCATGACCTGGAGCGCCTGGTCTCCCGCCCGGCGCGCACGTTCGGGCAGTGGGCCAAGAGCCACGTGGCCGACTTCCGGCGGTCCGTCAGGCCGTGA
- a CDS encoding sigma-70 family RNA polymerase sigma factor, with protein sequence MTDTTAVLLAAETDEQRSARFERDAACHRTLLNARAIRLTCNFADAEDLVQETYARAYRSFHQFRPGTNLRAWLLRILTNAFLTDYRKQQAEPRVTHTSDIEDWQLAGAASHTSVGLPTPESQVMDRIPDPVIVEAFRAIPGDFRTVVYLADVEGLAYEEIAERVGIPYGTVNSRLHRGRRRLRSLLDGHLGYRAG encoded by the coding sequence ATGACGGACACGACTGCGGTCCTCCTCGCCGCGGAGACGGACGAGCAGCGCTCGGCCCGCTTCGAGCGGGACGCCGCCTGCCACCGAACCCTGCTGAACGCCCGCGCCATCCGGCTGACCTGCAACTTCGCCGACGCGGAGGATCTGGTCCAGGAGACGTACGCCAGGGCCTACCGCAGCTTCCACCAGTTCCGCCCCGGCACCAACCTGAGGGCCTGGCTGCTGCGGATCCTCACCAACGCCTTCCTCACGGACTACCGGAAGCAGCAGGCGGAGCCGCGCGTCACGCACACCTCGGACATCGAGGACTGGCAGCTCGCCGGCGCCGCCTCCCACACGTCCGTGGGTCTGCCCACGCCGGAGTCCCAGGTCATGGACCGGATCCCCGACCCCGTGATCGTCGAGGCGTTCCGGGCGATACCGGGCGACTTCCGGACCGTCGTCTACCTCGCCGATGTCGAAGGCCTGGCGTACGAGGAGATCGCCGAGCGGGTCGGCATTCCGTACGGCACCGTCAACTCCCGTCTGCACCGTGGGCGCAGGCGCCTGCGGAGCCTGCTCGACGGACACCTCGGCTACCGAGCCGGATGA
- a CDS encoding ScbR family autoregulator-binding transcription factor, protein MHEPKQERAARTREQILRAAATLIEEYGYRGTSMRALAQQAGVTLGAVYFHFPNKEELARAVINAQPDTIVPYLGSAGLQRLVDITLVWSWRLRTDLLLRAGVQLAVEQRALGVQDDTSFRDWEEIMEACLKDAQAGGELLDGIDPAEVAQFIVGTCTGTQLHSQLMCGRADLTDRVVRMWRFLLPGLAPAAVAASIDLDPNRGKGESIAC, encoded by the coding sequence GTGCACGAACCGAAGCAGGAACGCGCAGCCAGGACGCGGGAGCAGATCCTGCGAGCAGCAGCAACTCTGATCGAGGAGTACGGGTACCGCGGCACCTCGATGCGGGCGCTGGCTCAGCAGGCCGGAGTCACGCTGGGAGCCGTGTACTTCCACTTCCCCAACAAGGAAGAGCTCGCGCGTGCCGTCATCAACGCGCAGCCCGACACGATCGTGCCGTACCTGGGATCCGCGGGCCTCCAGCGCCTGGTCGACATCACGCTGGTGTGGTCCTGGCGCCTTCGGACGGACCTGCTCCTGCGCGCCGGCGTCCAGCTCGCCGTCGAGCAGCGGGCCCTCGGCGTCCAGGACGACACCTCGTTCCGCGACTGGGAGGAGATCATGGAGGCCTGCCTGAAGGACGCGCAGGCGGGTGGCGAGCTCCTGGACGGGATCGACCCGGCCGAAGTGGCCCAGTTCATCGTCGGTACGTGTACCGGCACCCAGTTGCACTCGCAGCTGATGTGCGGGCGGGCGGACCTCACCGACCGCGTGGTCAGGATGTGGCGGTTCCTGCTCCCGGGCCTGGCCCCGGCCGCGGTCGCGGCCTCCATCGACCTCGACCCGAACCGTGGGAAGGGGGAGTCGATCGCGTGCTGA
- the melC2 gene encoding tyrosinase MelC2: MTVRKNQAKLTADEKRAFTNAVLELKRTGVYDRYVNAHNAFLMSDSDFGDRVGHRAPSFLPWHRRFLLDFEAALQKVDPKVSLPYWDWTADRTPGSSLWAADFMGGTSRARDGQVLDGPFAYPAGKWAITVGVDQRQYLRRTLGTGTPELPTKAEVNAVLAMPEYDMAPWNSSSGGFRNHLEGWRGANLHNRVHVWIGGHMATAASPNDPVFWMHHAFIDMLWAEWQSRHPQSTYVPATPTPNVVDLRGTMRPWNNVTPADMLDHRKFYTFDTEGAPAAR; encoded by the coding sequence GTGACCGTCCGCAAGAATCAGGCCAAGCTCACCGCCGACGAGAAGCGCGCCTTCACCAACGCGGTGCTCGAACTCAAGCGGACGGGCGTCTACGACCGGTACGTCAACGCCCACAACGCGTTCCTCATGAGCGACTCCGACTTCGGCGACCGGGTCGGCCACCGCGCCCCCTCCTTCCTCCCCTGGCACCGCCGCTTCCTGCTGGACTTCGAAGCGGCGTTGCAGAAGGTGGATCCGAAGGTCTCGCTCCCGTACTGGGACTGGACCGCCGACCGGACCCCCGGATCCTCCCTCTGGGCCGCGGACTTCATGGGCGGCACCAGCCGCGCCCGGGACGGGCAGGTACTGGACGGGCCCTTCGCCTACCCGGCGGGCAAGTGGGCCATCACCGTGGGGGTGGACCAGCGCCAGTACCTGCGGCGCACCCTCGGCACGGGCACACCCGAGCTGCCGACCAAGGCCGAGGTGAACGCCGTCCTCGCCATGCCCGAGTACGACATGGCCCCCTGGAACAGCTCCTCCGGCGGCTTCCGCAATCACCTGGAGGGATGGCGCGGGGCCAATCTCCACAACCGCGTCCACGTGTGGATCGGCGGCCACATGGCCACCGCGGCGTCTCCCAACGACCCGGTCTTCTGGATGCACCACGCCTTCATCGACATGCTCTGGGCCGAGTGGCAGTCCCGGCACCCGCAGTCCACCTACGTGCCCGCCACCCCGACGCCGAACGTGGTCGACCTGCGCGGCACCATGCGGCCGTGGAACAACGTGACCCCGGCCGACATGCTGGACCACCGCAAGTTCTACACCTTCGACACCGAAGGGGCCCCCGCCGCCCGTTAG
- a CDS encoding TetR/AcrR family transcriptional regulator, translating into MVKQERAARTREALVQAAAAAFDCTGYEATTLARISKTVGISTGALTFHFPAKDDLADAVLARGASAVRAAAERTAARREPPLRSVVALSLEIARLLETDATVRAAARLARERVDGPALWPSLWLPTLDCLLTQAAEGELRPGADHKAVLALVAYLVTGAEAHARNRAKSPGARGDSAEEQLTRIWDVVLPGISDGDRAP; encoded by the coding sequence ATGGTGAAACAGGAGAGGGCCGCCCGTACCCGGGAGGCCCTGGTGCAGGCCGCCGCGGCGGCGTTCGACTGCACGGGATACGAGGCCACCACGCTGGCCCGGATCAGCAAGACGGTCGGCATCTCCACCGGAGCCCTGACCTTTCACTTCCCGGCGAAGGACGACCTGGCGGACGCCGTCCTCGCACGCGGCGCATCCGCCGTGCGGGCCGCGGCGGAGCGGACCGCCGCGCGCCGGGAGCCGCCCCTGCGGTCCGTGGTCGCCCTGAGCCTGGAGATCGCGAGGCTGCTGGAGACGGATGCCACCGTGCGCGCCGCGGCACGGCTCGCGCGTGAGCGCGTGGACGGCCCGGCCCTGTGGCCCTCCCTGTGGCTGCCCACCCTCGACTGCCTCCTCACGCAGGCGGCGGAGGGCGAACTGCGCCCGGGCGCGGACCACAAGGCGGTCCTCGCCCTGGTGGCCTACCTCGTCACCGGCGCCGAGGCGCACGCCCGCAACCGCGCCAAGTCCCCCGGAGCCCGGGGCGACAGCGCCGAAGAGCAGCTCACCCGGATCTGGGACGTGGTCCTGCCGGGCATCTCGGACGGCGACCGGGCGCCCTGA
- a CDS encoding DUF4097 family beta strand repeat-containing protein, with protein sequence MLKFDTAVPVAAVLDIPAGRIRFIAADRADTTVEVLPADASKGRDVKAAEQIEVGYADGVLRIAAPAAKNRILGNSGSVEVTVQLPAGSRVEAKAASAELRGVGRLGDVTFEAAQATVKLDETDSARLTLQAGDITVGRLGGPAQISTQKGDLRITEAVRGTVELRTEAGEISVGAARGVSASLDAGTSYGRIHNALNNTDGAAAGLNIHATTAYGDITARSL encoded by the coding sequence ATGCTGAAGTTCGACACCGCCGTCCCGGTCGCCGCCGTCCTGGACATTCCCGCGGGGCGCATCCGGTTCATCGCCGCGGACCGGGCCGACACCACGGTCGAGGTCCTGCCCGCGGACGCCTCCAAGGGCCGTGACGTGAAGGCGGCGGAGCAGATCGAGGTCGGATACGCCGACGGCGTCCTGCGGATCGCGGCCCCGGCGGCGAAGAACCGGATCCTGGGCAACTCCGGTTCCGTCGAGGTGACGGTCCAGCTGCCGGCCGGCTCCCGCGTCGAGGCGAAGGCGGCCAGCGCGGAACTGCGGGGCGTCGGCCGGCTCGGCGACGTCACCTTCGAGGCCGCGCAGGCCACCGTCAAGCTCGACGAGACCGACAGCGCCCGCCTCACCCTCCAGGCCGGTGACATCACGGTCGGCCGCCTGGGCGGCCCGGCGCAGATCAGCACCCAGAAGGGCGACCTGCGCATTACCGAGGCCGTGCGCGGCACGGTCGAACTGCGCACCGAGGCAGGCGAGATCTCGGTCGGCGCCGCCCGCGGAGTCTCCGCCTCCCTGGACGCCGGCACCTCCTACGGCCGCATCCACAACGCACTGAACAACACCGACGGCGCCGCCGCCGGCCTGAACATCCACGCGACCACCGCCTACGGCGACATCACCGCCCGCAGCCTCTGA
- a CDS encoding S9 family peptidase, with the protein MTTTQDYQAAELLFRRPTRPGELVIGDKVKPQWIDGGARFWYAVSNGAGRRFVRVDPAAGTREPAFDHTLLAAALAAASGHPVDPEALPFMAIELGQNAVEFAALGEYWRCDLEGYVCERAEFTPPGSPLDVPSPDGKAAVSQRGHDLWARSLSDGREWALTTDGEPDHRYGSGPDCTGNGTLLRKIGLPHLPPAVAWSPDSTKVLAHRTDERSVRQTHLVEARPADGGAPLLHTQRYAYAGDENMPLAELVVLDVAEGTVVRAQAEPLLMPQLSPITTKWAWWAPDGSAVYYLGRPRDLRTLTLYRLDPATGEVTTVLSETGTTRVEPNQWMYEPPIVRVLADEVLWYSQRDGWGHLYRYDLRTGALLGQVTSGQWAVRQILRVDEAERVVYFTASGLVDKDPYRRTVCRAGLDGSGFAKVTDDELDHVVTVPEDQEYFIDSASTVDTPPVTRVRDWAGRVLAELESADTAKLTATGWTAPERFCVKAADGETEIYGVLYRPRGFDPAQRYPVVDNVYPGPQVNRVAPCFDPGGLGLDAEPLAALGFVVVALDGRGTPGRSKSFHDASYGHLADAGCLADHVAALEQLARTRPWMDLDRVGTFGHSGGGFAAARALLDFPEVYKAGVALSGSHDARHFNLGFVETYDGADNPEAWARASNVDLADRLAGKLLLIHGEMDDQVHPDHTLRLADRLIAADKDFELLIVPGAEHTLLDCLAYVRGRSWDFLVRELTGTQPPAYRPAPIAIGPELLGELFA; encoded by the coding sequence ATGACCACCACTCAGGACTACCAGGCCGCAGAGCTGCTCTTCCGCCGCCCCACCCGTCCTGGCGAGCTCGTCATCGGCGACAAGGTCAAGCCGCAGTGGATCGATGGGGGCGCCCGGTTCTGGTACGCGGTGAGCAACGGCGCCGGCAGACGGTTCGTACGGGTCGACCCGGCGGCGGGAACCCGGGAGCCGGCTTTCGACCACACCCTGCTCGCCGCCGCGCTGGCCGCCGCCTCCGGGCACCCGGTCGACCCCGAGGCCTTGCCGTTCATGGCCATCGAACTGGGCCAGAACGCCGTGGAGTTCGCCGCGCTCGGTGAGTACTGGCGCTGCGACCTGGAGGGCTACGTCTGTGAGCGGGCCGAGTTCACGCCGCCGGGCAGCCCCCTGGACGTGCCGTCGCCCGACGGGAAGGCCGCCGTGTCCCAGCGGGGGCACGACCTGTGGGCGCGCTCGCTGTCCGACGGCCGCGAGTGGGCGCTGACCACCGACGGAGAGCCCGACCACCGGTACGGATCCGGCCCGGACTGCACGGGCAACGGCACCCTGCTGCGCAAGATCGGCCTGCCGCACCTGCCGCCCGCGGTGGCCTGGTCACCCGACTCGACGAAGGTGCTGGCGCATCGGACCGACGAGCGCAGCGTCCGGCAGACCCACCTCGTGGAGGCCAGGCCCGCCGACGGCGGCGCGCCCCTCCTGCACACCCAGCGGTACGCCTACGCCGGGGACGAGAACATGCCGCTGGCCGAGCTGGTCGTACTGGACGTCGCCGAGGGCACCGTGGTCCGCGCGCAGGCCGAGCCGCTGCTCATGCCGCAGTTGTCGCCGATCACGACCAAGTGGGCGTGGTGGGCTCCGGACGGCTCGGCGGTGTACTACCTCGGCCGGCCCCGCGACCTGCGCACGCTCACCCTGTACCGGCTGGACCCGGCCACCGGCGAGGTCACCACCGTGCTCAGCGAGACCGGGACCACCCGTGTGGAGCCCAACCAGTGGATGTACGAGCCGCCGATCGTGCGGGTGCTGGCCGACGAGGTGCTGTGGTACTCGCAGCGGGACGGCTGGGGCCACCTGTACCGGTACGACCTGCGCACCGGCGCGCTGCTCGGGCAGGTCACCTCCGGGCAGTGGGCGGTGCGGCAGATCCTGCGCGTCGACGAGGCCGAGCGGGTGGTGTACTTCACCGCCTCCGGGCTGGTCGATAAGGATCCGTACCGGCGCACGGTGTGCCGTGCCGGTCTGGACGGCTCCGGCTTCGCCAAGGTCACGGACGACGAGCTGGACCACGTCGTCACCGTGCCCGAGGACCAGGAGTACTTCATCGACTCCGCGTCCACCGTCGACACCCCGCCGGTGACCCGCGTCCGCGACTGGGCCGGGCGGGTGCTGGCCGAGCTGGAGAGCGCCGACACAGCCAAGCTCACCGCCACCGGCTGGACGGCGCCGGAACGGTTCTGCGTCAAGGCGGCCGACGGAGAGACGGAGATCTACGGGGTGCTGTACCGGCCGCGGGGGTTCGACCCCGCCCAGCGCTACCCGGTGGTGGACAACGTCTACCCCGGCCCGCAGGTCAACCGGGTCGCCCCCTGCTTCGACCCCGGCGGGTTGGGCCTCGACGCGGAACCCCTCGCGGCGCTGGGCTTCGTGGTGGTGGCGCTGGACGGACGGGGCACCCCGGGGCGGAGCAAGTCCTTCCACGACGCCTCGTACGGCCACCTGGCCGACGCGGGCTGCCTGGCCGACCATGTCGCGGCGCTGGAGCAGCTGGCCCGGACCCGGCCGTGGATGGACCTGGACCGGGTGGGCACGTTCGGCCACTCCGGAGGCGGGTTCGCCGCGGCCCGGGCGCTGCTGGACTTCCCCGAGGTGTACAAGGCCGGCGTCGCCCTCTCCGGCTCGCACGACGCCCGCCACTTCAACCTGGGCTTTGTGGAGACCTACGACGGCGCGGACAACCCCGAGGCCTGGGCGCGTGCTTCCAACGTGGACCTCGCGGACCGGCTGGCGGGCAAGCTGCTGCTCATCCACGGCGAAATGGACGACCAGGTCCACCCGGACCACACGCTGCGGCTGGCCGACCGGCTCATCGCCGCCGACAAGGACTTCGAGCTGCTCATCGTCCCCGGGGCCGAGCACACGCTCCTCGACTGCCTGGCCTACGTTCGGGGGCGCAGCTGGGACTTCCTGGTGCGGGAGCTGACGGGCACGCAGCCCCCCGCCTACCGCCCCGCCCCCATCGCCATCGGCCCCGAGCTGCTCGGCGAGCTGTTCGCCTGA
- a CDS encoding MBL fold metallo-hydrolase, with the protein MNSENVQRTVLGDVEVIRIVEWAGPFVPARDLVPQSGTDVWKDNEDWLAPDHWQPDEDLTVVALQTWVLRSAGRTVLVDTGVGNGRERPGSPQFHHWQGEFLERLARAGIRPQDVDTVVNTHVHGDHVGWNTHDVDGQWIPTFPGAQYLIPAADDFHFGPGNAYGKGLNQDDRLIYEDSIAPVHRSGQAVLWEGTHRIDEHLTLESAPGHTPGSSVLRLDSGDDRAVFVGDILHSPVQILRPSCNSCFCLDADQAVATRRRILERAADTCELVVPAHFGGAGAVEVRREGESFAVTRRDRW; encoded by the coding sequence ATGAACAGTGAGAACGTACAGCGCACCGTGCTGGGAGACGTAGAGGTCATCCGGATCGTCGAATGGGCGGGTCCGTTCGTCCCCGCCCGCGACCTCGTCCCGCAGTCCGGGACGGACGTGTGGAAGGACAACGAGGACTGGCTGGCCCCGGACCACTGGCAACCGGACGAGGACCTGACGGTGGTGGCCCTGCAGACCTGGGTCCTGCGCAGCGCCGGACGGACGGTCCTCGTCGACACCGGAGTGGGCAACGGGCGCGAACGTCCGGGCTCGCCGCAGTTCCACCACTGGCAGGGTGAGTTCCTCGAACGACTGGCCCGGGCCGGAATCCGCCCGCAGGACGTCGACACCGTCGTCAACACCCACGTCCACGGCGACCACGTCGGCTGGAACACCCACGACGTCGACGGGCAGTGGATACCCACCTTCCCGGGCGCCCAGTACCTCATCCCGGCGGCCGACGACTTCCACTTCGGACCCGGCAACGCCTACGGCAAGGGGCTGAACCAGGACGACCGGCTCATCTACGAGGACAGCATCGCGCCCGTCCACCGCTCCGGGCAGGCCGTGCTCTGGGAGGGCACGCACCGCATCGACGAACACCTCACCCTGGAGTCCGCACCCGGCCACACCCCCGGCTCCAGCGTCCTGCGCCTCGACTCCGGCGACGACCGGGCGGTCTTCGTCGGCGACATCCTGCACAGCCCCGTACAGATCCTGCGGCCCTCCTGCAACAGCTGTTTCTGCCTGGACGCGGACCAGGCCGTGGCCACCCGCCGGCGGATCCTCGAACGGGCCGCGGACACCTGCGAGCTGGTGGTCCCCGCGCACTTCGGCGGGGCGGGCGCGGTGGAGGTCCGCAGGGAGGGCGAGTCCTTCGCCGTCACCCGTCGAGACCGGTGGTGA
- a CDS encoding response regulator transcription factor gives MTQGVTLWTEQAGRPRTAPAGRRAGAPPAASRFHPKKADAPLTRVLVVEDDAAEAETRVRDLRRQGYNASSVDTGAEALRTHQHSDLVLLDLDLPDIDGLEVCRLIREAGDKPIISVTARDTELDRVLALQAGADDCVVTSCGVREMTARIEAVLRRSHPQPEPTRSISLDPLHIDVGTREARLHGEPVNLTGKEFELLHILAANPESVISRRELMARVWDTNWADSSRTIDTHVSSLRAKLGASRWIITVRGVGYRMGRG, from the coding sequence ATGACTCAGGGAGTCACCTTGTGGACCGAGCAGGCCGGCCGGCCGCGGACCGCGCCCGCCGGCCGGCGGGCAGGCGCACCGCCGGCCGCCTCACGCTTCCACCCGAAGAAGGCCGACGCGCCCCTCACCCGGGTGCTCGTGGTCGAGGACGACGCGGCCGAAGCCGAGACGAGGGTGCGCGACCTGCGCCGGCAGGGGTACAACGCGAGCAGCGTCGACACCGGGGCGGAAGCGCTGAGGACGCATCAGCACTCCGACCTGGTCCTGCTCGACCTCGACCTGCCCGACATCGACGGCTTGGAGGTCTGCCGGCTGATCCGCGAGGCGGGCGACAAGCCCATCATCTCCGTCACCGCCCGCGACACCGAACTGGACCGGGTCCTCGCCCTGCAGGCCGGCGCGGACGACTGCGTCGTCACCTCCTGCGGCGTACGCGAGATGACGGCGCGCATCGAGGCGGTACTGCGGCGCTCCCATCCGCAGCCGGAGCCGACCCGCAGCATCTCCCTCGACCCGCTCCACATCGACGTCGGGACCCGTGAAGCCCGCCTGCACGGCGAGCCGGTCAACCTCACCGGCAAGGAGTTCGAGCTGTTGCACATCCTGGCCGCGAACCCCGAGAGCGTCATCTCCCGCAGGGAGCTGATGGCCCGGGTGTGGGACACCAACTGGGCGGATTCCAGCCGCACCATCGACACGCACGTCAGCAGCCTGCGGGCGAAACTCGGCGCCAGCAGATGGATCATCACGGTCCGCGGTGTCGGCTACCGCATGGGCCGCGGCTGA